The Acidimicrobiia bacterium genome includes the window CAGAGGGCCCAGTAGGGCCACGATGGCCTCGCCGCCGGCCCGGTAGGGCTCGTGGCCGGTGAGGGCCGCCAGGCGCAGCAACCCCACCGCCGCCAGGCCGTTGGCCCCCGGCGTGGCGTTGTCCATCAGATCCTTCGGGCGGGTGATGAGGGCCTCGGCGTCGTGGCCGGTGGTGAACACACCACCTCGCTCCTCATCCCAAAACAGGTGGATCAGCGCGTCGGCCACCCGGCGCGCCTCGGCGATCCAGCGGGCCTCGCCGGTGGCCTCCGCCAGACGCGTAAAGGCATCGATGAGCGCTCCGTGATCGGTGGCGTAGGCCAGGTGACGCGCGCCCGCATCGGCCTGCCAGGACCGCAGCCAGCGCCCATCGGGCCGTCGCAGGTGGGTGAGGAGGAACTCGGCGGTTTCCACCGCCGCGGCCACCCAGGACGGTTCATCGCAGGCGGCCCCAGCCTCAGCCAGTGCCGCCACTAGGTATGCGTTCCACTCGGTGAGCACCTTGTCGTCGAGGCCGGGGCGCACCCGGGTGGCACGTGCATCGAACAACGCCTGCCGGGCGGTTTCGATCTCGACGGGCCGATCGAGCACCCCGCGGGCGTGCATCCGGTTCAGGATGCTGGTGTTGTGCTCGAAGTTGCCGGGAGCCTGGACGCCGTAGAAGGCAATGGCGGCATCGGCATCCTCGCCCAGCACGTCGCGTATCTGCTCGGGGGTCCACACATAGAACCGGCCCTCCTCGCCTTCGCTGTCGGCATCCTCCGCCGAACTGGTGCCGCCCCCGGGTTGGCGCAGTTCGGTGATGGTGTAGTTGATGGTCTCGGTGAGGGTCTGGAGGAACCGTGGCTCGGCGGTGAGGAGCCAGCCATGGAGATAGAGGCGGATCAAGAGAGCGTTGTCGTAGAGCATCTTTTCGAAATGGGGCACGAGCCATACGTTGTCCACGGCGTAACGGGAGAAGCCGCCGCCGAGGTGGTCGTAGATGCCCCCGGCGGCCATGGCATCCAGGCTGGTCGTGAGGGCGGCGAGGGCTGCGGTGTGGCCGCGGGCGGCGGCGGTGGCGAGGACCTCTTGGGCCATCGGCTGGGGAAACTTGGGCGCGTGACCCAGGCCCCCCCAGTGCGGATCACTGGCGGTCAGGAGGATGTCGATGGCTCCGTCGAGGTCGGCCACGGTGGGGAGGTTGCCGGTGGCTTCCAGGAGAGCGGAGCGTCCGAGGGCGCTGGTGAGTTGATCGGCTTGCGCAAGGAGTTCAGGTCGCCGGGTTTGCCACAGTTCGTCGATCCTCTCGCACAACTCAACGAAGCCGATCATGCCGCCGCGTCGCTCCTTGGGAAAATAAGTGCCCGCGAAGAAGGGACGGCCATCGGGCGTGCAGATCACCGTCATCGGCCAACCACCGCTGCCGGTCATGGCCTGGGTGGCCTCCATGTAGATGTCGTCCACATCGGGCCGCTCCTCGCGGTCCACTTTCACGTTCACAAATCTCTCGTTCATCACCGCCGCTACCGCCGGATCCTCGAAACTCTCATGGGCCATCACGTGGCACCAGTGGCAGGCCGAATAGCCGATCGACAGCAGGATCGGGCGATCCGTCAGGGCGGCCGCCGCGAAGGCTTCCTCCCCCCAGGGGTACCAGTCTACGGGGTTGTCGGCATGCTGGCGGAGGTATGGGCTGGTCTCAGTGGCGAGGCGGTTCACCTGCCCACCTTAGGAACCCGTGGCGCACGGTACGGTCCTGGGGTGGAGATCTCTTTAGAAGGACGGGTCGCTCTCATCACCGGGGCATCACGCGGTATCGGCAAAGCCATCGCTCGGGCCTACGCCGATGCGGGTGCTTCGGTGCTCCTCACATCGCGCAAGTTACCCGACCTCATCGCGGCAGCCGCCGAGATCGGTGGCGACGTGGACGTGATGGCCGCCAACGCCGGCGATCCCGATCAGGCCGAAGCGGCGGTGGAACACTGCGTGCGACGCTTCGGGGGCATTGACATCTTGGTGAACAACGCCGCCACCAATCCCTACAGCGGTCCTACCATGGATATCGATCTGCCTCGATACGACAAGACCTTCGAGGTGAACCTGCGCGGCCCACTGGTGTGGACGCAGTTCGCCTACCAGCGGTCGTTAGCGCAACGGGGTGGATCTGTGCTCAATATCGCGTCGGTGGGGGGCCTGTCGGTGGAACCTACGATCGGGATCTACAACGCCACGAAGGCGGCCCTGTTGCACCTCACTCGCACCATGGCCGCTGAGTTGGCCCCGAAGGTGCGGGTCAACGCCATTGCCCCCGGGCTGGTGAAAACCGACATGGCCCGGGCGCTCTGGGAGCCGAACGAGGCGCGTATCGCGGCCTCTATGCCCTTGGGCCGCCTTGGCGAGCCGGTCGACATCGCCAATGCTGCGCTCTTTCTGGCCAGTGATTTGGCGTCGTGGATCACGGGCCACGTCATGGTGGTAGACGGCGGCGCGTTGCTGGGTCCGGCGGCCCGCCGCTAATCGTCGGCGCGGATGATCTTGCCGGTGGCGGTGCGGGGCAAGGCCGCCACGATCTGCAGCGAGCGGGGAGCGGCAGCGGTCGGGAGCCACTCCTTCGCGTGCTGGCGGAGTTGGTGCAGCGTGGGGGGATCGGTGGCCTCGACGGGCACCACCACCGCGTGCACCCGTGCTCCCCACTCGGGGTCGGGGCGACCCACCACTGCCACCTCGGCCACCTTCGGATGGTGGAGCAGTGCCTCTTCCACCGCGACGGGCCACACGTTCTCACCGCCCGTGATGATCAGGTCACTCCCGCGCCCGTACACGCTGAGGATGCCCTTGGTGAGGCTGCCCATGTCGCCGGTGGGTAACCAGCCGTGGGCATCCTTGGGGTCATGTCCGTCGCGGTAGGCCCGCAGTAGCATGGCTCCCCGCACCTGCACCTCGCCGGCAGGGCTGATGCGTAGTTCCACCCCATCGAGGGGTACCCCGTCATACACCACCCCACTGCCCGTCTCGGTCATCCCATAGGTGGCGATGACGTTTGGCGGGCGCTGCTCGGGCACGGCCTGCCCGCCCACCAGGATGGTTCGGAACCGGGCCGGATCCACGCGGCTCATGGTGGTGGGAACCAGCGCCGTGAGGGTGCAACCATCGGCGGCGGCTTGCCCTACCGCCCCGGCATCGAAGCGGGGTTGCAGGGTGAGGGGCGTGTTGGTGAGTAGGGCCCGGGTGACCACCGACAGCCCGCCGATGTGGGCGAGGGGAAGACAGGCCAGCCAACGGTCGCGAGCGGGATCTACCTCCAACCGGCGGCTGGTGGCGCTCGCCGAGGCCGCCACGGCGGCATGGGTGAGCATGGCCACCCGGGGCGCGCCGGTGGTCCCGCTGGTGGCGATGGCCACCGCGTCGCCCGGTCCGCAGGGTTCGGCGAGCCGGGCGGTGTCCAGGATCGCCGCGCGGATGGGGGGCGGCCACCGGGGATCGACCGGCAGTATCGCATCGCCGTCGTCCCAGGCCCGGCGGAGGCCGTTGAGGAACGTGGGGTCATCGGTGTCGAGCACCACCAGGCGGGCCATGGCTGGCAGGCTACGGACTCCTGGGTGAGACTCGGCGATGTCATGACTGTTGCCGCCTCGCCGTCCCCGCCGGTGGGCTGGCGTTGTTGGGTGGCCGGGGCCCGCCCTCGCACCCTACCCGCCGCGATTGTGCCGGTGCTCGTGGGCACCGCGTGCGCCGTCGGGGTGGCGGAGATACATGCGTGGCGGGCGGTCGCCGCCGGGGTCGTAGCCCTCGGGCTCCAGATCGGCACGAACTTCGCCAACGATTACAGCGACGGGGTGCGGGGTACCGACGATCCCACCGAGCGGGTTGGTCCGGTGCGTCTGGTGGGCTGGGGGATCAAACCGGCCGCCGCCGTGAAGCGCGCCGCCCTGGCGTCGTTTCTCATCGCCGTAGTGGCCGGCTTGGCGCTGGCGGTGGCAGTGGGCCCCGAGTTGTTGCTCGTCGGCGCGGCGTCGGTGGCCGCAGGATGGTTCTACACCGGTGGTTCGCGGCCTTACGGCTACTACGGATTCGGGGAAGTGTTCGTGTTCGTGTTTTTCGGACTGGTAGCCACGGTTGGCTCTGCCTATGTGCAGACGGGGTACCTCACTGGCCTCTCGGCGGTGGCAGCGGTGCCGGTAGGTCTCCTCGCCACTGCGTTGTTGGTGGTCAACAACCTGCGGGACATCCCCGGCGACAGCCGCTCGGGTAAGAGGACCCTCGCGGTGCGCCTCGGTGATCGCCGCACTCGTGTGCTCTACGTGGGTTTGCTCGTGCTGGCGTTCATGGCCGTGCCGTTGGTGGCTGGTGGTTTTGGGCGCGGTCCGGCGGCGGCGGCGTTGGTAGGCATCGTGCTGGCCCGCCAGCCGGTGGCGCGCGTGCTCGAAGGGGCCCGCGGGGTGGCGCTGATTCCGGTGCTGGGCGCCACCGGACGCGTGCAGTTGGTCACCGGCGCGCTGCTCGCCGCCGGTCTCTGGATCGGCGCTCCCTAGAACCTCCGCCGGGGTGGGAGTTTCTTCAGCTGCGGTCCTTCGGGAATGGTTCGTTCGGTCACGGTCAGCCAGAGATCAAAGACGGTCGAACCCGGCCGCCCCGGGGGCGGGGGGATGAAACGGGCCGACGGGAGGCTTTTAGGCGGTAGTCGGCACGTCCGACATGCACCGCGCCGCTTTGCTGATCACCTTCGAGCCTGTCCGGAACCAGAACAGAGCACCGCGGTGGCCGGTCGGCCGTTGGTTCGCTTCGCGAATGTTCGGGATCAAATCGAGCATGGATCCGATGCGGTCTACGATCACGAATCCGGGGGGGCTGGCTTTGCCCTAGTCCCCGATGCCCGGGCCTTCCGTCTGGGTGCGAAGGAAGTCGGCGTCGATGGCCTTCCCCACCTCCGGTGGGGGTGATTCACCGGAGGTAAAGTCGATGGCTTGCAGGGCCGAGACACCGGCTTCCTCCACCACGATGTTGACGTAGCAGTCGGCAACCTCCTTACTCATTCCGGCGTTGTCTTTGCGCTGAAGGAGTGTTGAAAGCTGGCCCTTGAGAGCTGCCGCCTCTTTCTCGCCGCTGTCGCTGGTGCTGCTGCAGGCCGACAGGGTGAGTGCCACGGAGACGACGATAGTCATCCCCATGGCGGGAATGGGAGAGCGGGGGAGTTGGCTCCCGGGTAGGATCCCATCGGTTTTTCCAGTGGAGTGGGCTAGTTGGGGGGGTCACTCCACGCAGGCGGCGGGCAAAGGGTTCGACGGAATCGATTGGCCGCTGGCGACTGCCGCCATTGCCTGATCAGTGGCTTCCTGCACAACTTTCTCGGAGGCTTCCTTGAGGGCTAGGGCGGTAGCCGCATCAGGGGAATTGTTCTCCAATCCGTCGATATCGAAGCCTTGCAGGTCGTCCGCGTCCAACGTATCGACAATTAATTTGGCAACGCAGTCGCTCTTCTCCTTACTGTAGTCATCACCATTTTTCTGCAGGACGGCCGATAATCTGGCCAGCAGGCCGGTGGCGTCCACCTGGCCGCCGGCAGTGGTCTCCGTGGGCTCGGTGGTCTCCGCGGCCTCCGTGGTTGAATCGCTCTTGCTACAGGAAGACCCGGCAAAAAGCGCCAGGGCTCAAGCAGCGGCGCTCGCAGCACGCAATGGGGTCATGTTCATTGAGAAACTCCGTTTCATCGCCGACTACGTCGAAAGACCAGCTACCTGCAGTCAGAACCGAACGTTAGGGGCTTTCTCGCCGCCACGTAGGGACGGCGGCGGATTCCCCACCTTTCGCGGTCGCCAGTGCTCGATTCACTAGGTTTGCCCCATGAATCCGACGAACCAAGCCTGAGGTAACAGCCGCCGATCTAGCCTTCCGGCCAATCTGGGTTTCCTGGGACGGCTCGGACGGTTCGTTTCCGTGCATCACCGCCGGACCCTGCTGGTGTGGGTCGTTCTGCTGGTCTTCGCTGGTTACCAGAGCGTGCACGACAGACACGACCTGTCGGACACTTTTGCTGTCCCCAACCCGGACTCCCAAGACGCCCTCACCCTGCTTTCGAACCAGTTCCCGGCTCCGAATGCGGCGACGGCGGTCTCAATGAAGCCACCGCGTCAGTGCGGTGTGCAGGGTCGGGCTATCTAACTGATTTCACCACGTTCTGGTTGGTGGATGAGAAACGCGTTCATCGGGTTTACCGTCGTGCGCCCCGAGCGATACTCGGGTTCTCAGGGGTGCTCGGTGAGCCAGGAGCGCAGGATCGACCGGAAGGCAGCGGGTTGTTCGAGGTGGGCGGCATGGCCCGCCTCTGGTACCAACGTCACGGTGGCATTGGTCCCGATCTCGCGGGCCAGGCGCTCGGCGAGGGCGGCAAACTTTGCATCGAGTGCCCCGGCGAGCACGAGCACCGGCATGGTCAGGCCCGCCAGGCGGGACCACGATGGGTCCTGGGCCCCGGTGCCGGCGCACTCCAGGCTCGATACGAGCCCGGCCACGGTGTTCTCCATTCGCTCCGCCCGAAAAGCCCGCTCGGGAGGCAGACCCGCAAACAACGGCTGGGACAGCCACCATTCCAGGAACTGGTCTACTCCCTCTGCTTCGAGGCGACGAGCGGTGCGCCCATCGCGTTCCTGCCGCTCCGCCCGTTGGGCAGGATCCTCCAGGCCCGCCGTCCCGCTGATCAGCACCAGTCGGCGCACCAGAGAGGGGTGGTCCAACGCCAGCTGCAGGCAGAAACGAGCGCCCATCGAGTACCCCAGGTAGATGGCCTCGCCGCCCCGGTCGGCGATGAGTTGCGCGCCCGTGGCGAGGCTGGCGTCTACGGCCTGGGACCGTCCGTGACCGGGAGCATCGACGCGGATGACCTGGTGGTCAGCCGCCAGATCGTTGGCTTCAGCCCCCCAACAGCGGCGTGTCTGGGTAAATCCGTGCACCAGCACGATGCGGGGTCCGGCCCCTTCAAGATCGGCGTACAACTCCACGGCATGGATGCTGGCACACGGCATGTGGTCGGATAGGGGTGCAATGGTCGATTCAACCGAAGATCTCCAAGCCACCTTCTGCTCCACCCTGGTGGATGAATGGGCTCGCCACGGCGTGGTCCACGCCGTGGTGTGCCCCGGCTCGCGCTCCACCCCCTTGGCCCTCGCCTTGTGGGCCGAGGGGCGAATCACCGTGCATGTGCATCACGACGAGCGCAGCGGCGGGTTCATGGCCCTGGGCTTGGGCGCCGCCACCGGTGAGCCCACCGTGGTGCTCACCACCAGCGGGACCGCCGCGGTGGAACTGCATCCCGCCGTGATGGAAGCCCACCTCGCCGGGGTGCCTTTGCTGATCTGCACCGCCGACCGGCCCCCCGAACTCATCGGCGTGGGGGCCCCGCAGGCCATCGACCAAACCCATCTCTACGGCCGCTCGACGCGCTGGTTTCACGCCCCCGGGGTGGCGGACGCGGCGGCGATGGGGGGTTGGCGGGCCCTGGCGGCGCGGGCTTATGCCGAGGCCACCGGGGGCGCTCCGGGACCGGTGCATCTGAACCTGGCCTTCCGGGAGCCACTCATTGGCACCCCTGGCGACCTCCCCCCGGCTCGGCCCGGGGGTGGAGCATGGGCATGGCGTCCGGCGGCGGGTGCGCCGACCGTGCCCGCGGTGGGGTTGGCCGACGACCTCGCAGGACGACGCGGCGTGATCGTGGCGGGGGCGGGATCGGGTTCCGGAGCCGCCGTGGCCCGGGTGGCCAACGCCCTGGGTTGGCCCGTGATGGCCTCGCCCGCGGCCGCCGTGTGGAGCGAGCCGGGGGCGCCGGTAGTCCCCGCCCCCGATGCCCTCCTGCGCGCCAGTCGGGTGGACCTGGCGCCCGAGGTGATTGTGCGACTGGGCGGACCACTGGCGTCGCGGGTGGTGGGCGAGTGGTTGGCCGCTAGTGGTGCCGCCGAGGTGGTGGCCGCCGGCGCGTTGCGCTGGGCCGATCCCCACGGCACGGCCAGCGTTGTCCTTCCCTTGACTGCCGATGATCTCCTCGATTCCTGGCTCCTGGAGGTGGCCACCATCACGCCCACCGATGGCGGTGCCTGGGCGCGCCGCTGGCGCGAGCATGGTGACGCCGCTGCCGATGCGGTGAGCGCCGCGTTGGCGGCGGAGATCGAGCCCACCGAGCCGGGGATCGCCCGTGCCCTCGTTGGTGTTCTGCCCACGGGAGCGGCGCTGGTGGCGTCGTCGTCAATGCCCATCCGGGACCTCGAATGGTATGTCCGCCCTGAGGTGGCACTGGAGGGGTATGCCAACCGGGGTGCCAACGGAATCGACGGCGTGGTGTCCACCGCGGTGGGGATCGCCCTCGCCGCTCCCACCCGGCCCACCGCGCTGCTCATCGGCGACATCGCGTTCATCCACGACAGCAACGGTTTGTTGGGTGCTTCCGAGC containing:
- a CDS encoding thioredoxin domain-containing protein; its protein translation is MNRLATETSPYLRQHADNPVDWYPWGEEAFAAAALTDRPILLSIGYSACHWCHVMAHESFEDPAVAAVMNERFVNVKVDREERPDVDDIYMEATQAMTGSGGWPMTVICTPDGRPFFAGTYFPKERRGGMIGFVELCERIDELWQTRRPELLAQADQLTSALGRSALLEATGNLPTVADLDGAIDILLTASDPHWGGLGHAPKFPQPMAQEVLATAAARGHTAALAALTTSLDAMAAGGIYDHLGGGFSRYAVDNVWLVPHFEKMLYDNALLIRLYLHGWLLTAEPRFLQTLTETINYTITELRQPGGGTSSAEDADSEGEEGRFYVWTPEQIRDVLGEDADAAIAFYGVQAPGNFEHNTSILNRMHARGVLDRPVEIETARQALFDARATRVRPGLDDKVLTEWNAYLVAALAEAGAACDEPSWVAAAVETAEFLLTHLRRPDGRWLRSWQADAGARHLAYATDHGALIDAFTRLAEATGEARWIAEARRVADALIHLFWDEERGGVFTTGHDAEALITRPKDLMDNATPGANGLAAVGLLRLAALTGHEPYRAGGEAIVALLGPLAVAQPTAFGQVLAAVDLLVRGTTEIVIPGHRPDLVAATRARYLPGVVLAWGERYDSPLWEGREDNRAYLCRHYTCALPTDDAAALTAQLIA
- a CDS encoding SDR family oxidoreductase; the encoded protein is MEISLEGRVALITGASRGIGKAIARAYADAGASVLLTSRKLPDLIAAAAEIGGDVDVMAANAGDPDQAEAAVEHCVRRFGGIDILVNNAATNPYSGPTMDIDLPRYDKTFEVNLRGPLVWTQFAYQRSLAQRGGSVLNIASVGGLSVEPTIGIYNATKAALLHLTRTMAAELAPKVRVNAIAPGLVKTDMARALWEPNEARIAASMPLGRLGEPVDIANAALFLASDLASWITGHVMVVDGGALLGPAARR
- a CDS encoding AMP-dependent synthetase, with amino-acid sequence MARLVVLDTDDPTFLNGLRRAWDDGDAILPVDPRWPPPIRAAILDTARLAEPCGPGDAVAIATSGTTGAPRVAMLTHAAVAASASATSRRLEVDPARDRWLACLPLAHIGGLSVVTRALLTNTPLTLQPRFDAGAVGQAAADGCTLTALVPTTMSRVDPARFRTILVGGQAVPEQRPPNVIATYGMTETGSGVVYDGVPLDGVELRISPAGEVQVRGAMLLRAYRDGHDPKDAHGWLPTGDMGSLTKGILSVYGRGSDLIITGGENVWPVAVEEALLHHPKVAEVAVVGRPDPEWGARVHAVVVPVEATDPPTLHQLRQHAKEWLPTAAAPRSLQIVAALPRTATGKIIRADD
- a CDS encoding 1,4-dihydroxy-2-naphthoate polyprenyltransferase, producing the protein MTVAASPSPPVGWRCWVAGARPRTLPAAIVPVLVGTACAVGVAEIHAWRAVAAGVVALGLQIGTNFANDYSDGVRGTDDPTERVGPVRLVGWGIKPAAAVKRAALASFLIAVVAGLALAVAVGPELLLVGAASVAAGWFYTGGSRPYGYYGFGEVFVFVFFGLVATVGSAYVQTGYLTGLSAVAAVPVGLLATALLVVNNLRDIPGDSRSGKRTLAVRLGDRRTRVLYVGLLVLAFMAVPLVAGGFGRGPAAAALVGIVLARQPVARVLEGARGVALIPVLGATGRVQLVTGALLAAGLWIGAP
- a CDS encoding alpha/beta fold hydrolase; translation: MPCASIHAVELYADLEGAGPRIVLVHGFTQTRRCWGAEANDLAADHQVIRVDAPGHGRSQAVDASLATGAQLIADRGGEAIYLGYSMGARFCLQLALDHPSLVRRLVLISGTAGLEDPAQRAERQERDGRTARRLEAEGVDQFLEWWLSQPLFAGLPPERAFRAERMENTVAGLVSSLECAGTGAQDPSWSRLAGLTMPVLVLAGALDAKFAALAERLAREIGTNATVTLVPEAGHAAHLEQPAAFRSILRSWLTEHP
- the menD gene encoding 2-succinyl-5-enolpyruvyl-6-hydroxy-3-cyclohexene-1-carboxylic-acid synthase, which gives rise to MVDSTEDLQATFCSTLVDEWARHGVVHAVVCPGSRSTPLALALWAEGRITVHVHHDERSGGFMALGLGAATGEPTVVLTTSGTAAVELHPAVMEAHLAGVPLLICTADRPPELIGVGAPQAIDQTHLYGRSTRWFHAPGVADAAAMGGWRALAARAYAEATGGAPGPVHLNLAFREPLIGTPGDLPPARPGGGAWAWRPAAGAPTVPAVGLADDLAGRRGVIVAGAGSGSGAAVARVANALGWPVMASPAAAVWSEPGAPVVPAPDALLRASRVDLAPEVIVRLGGPLASRVVGEWLAASGAAEVVAAGALRWADPHGTASVVLPLTADDLLDSWLLEVATITPTDGGAWARRWREHGDAAADAVSAALAAEIEPTEPGIARALVGVLPTGAALVASSSMPIRDLEWYVRPEVALEGYANRGANGIDGVVSTAVGIALAAPTRPTALLIGDIAFIHDSNGLLGASERGLNLVVVVVDNDGGGIFSFLPPADVLATDQFEALYGTPHGLNLVALAQAYGVEARRVDDLGPAVLDALRRGGVQVLLVRTDRLANVAVHRRLNDAVVLAVEALSRA